One part of the Pogoniulus pusillus isolate bPogPus1 chromosome 8, bPogPus1.pri, whole genome shotgun sequence genome encodes these proteins:
- the NUF2 gene encoding kinetochore protein Nuf2, which produces METLTFPRYSPDDIVCYLRSHILTGAEARNLVKGDVFGTPKLEILHMIYMRILQKIYGIRLEHFYMMPVNVDIMYPQIFEGFLPVRNLYSHMERLLPVCRINDFQIADVLNPKAKRTARFLSGILNFVHFRELRRETYLKLQLSYKSAMEKNQQLEMANREAALKLEKLNTVPVEHQEEVRQLTDKVRELEQLLRQDFHRKQAAVHEMTSQKKSAIAERIRKLNDLKVIVADLKEEQEQKKSKIVESPEELKNYKEAMKETVKKIKKSKQEIMEKYESYRDIVEVLPPCQLELQLYQKKMERHVANVELWASMLSEFRNLEDQIESAQREMKNGNGNEVSLRRLVTAKHEKLSTAEIKMKKKRQDFEQYKQTILEYCNKIQEKRSAVYDKVVAVQKEIQQNRLKIHQLNENAEKEEMKVKEIYLNLKAVLEKRHESLISAAKSYAASREDKIAELKKGLLRVQTSESSS; this is translated from the exons CTTGAAATTTTACACATGATTTACATGAGAATCCTGCAGAAGATCTATGGAATCCGCCTGGAGCATTTCTACATG ATGCCAGTCAACGTTGACATAATGTATCCACAGATATTCGAAGGCTTCCTGCCTGTCCGTAATCTGTACAGTCACAT GGAGCGCTTGCTTCCAGTGTGCCGCATTAATGACTTCCAAATTGCCGATGTCTTAAACCCAA AAGCAAAGAGGACAGCTCGCTTCCTCAGCGGCATTCTCAACTTCGTGCACTTCAGAGAGCTGCGGCGGGAGACCTACTTGAAATTACAGCTGAGCTAT AAATCAGCCATGGAGAAAAACCAACAACTGGAAATGGCAAACCGCGAGGCAGCGCtgaagctggagaagctgaA CACTGTCCCAGTTGAGCACCAGGAGGAGGTGAGGCAGCTGACGGATAAGGTtcgagagctggagcagctgctcaggcaggacTTCCATCGCAAACAA gcagctgtacaTGAAATGACTTCACAGAAGAAGTCAGCTATAGCAGAGCGCATCCGAAAGCTG AACGACCTTAAAGTGATAGTCGCTGATTTGAAAGAAGAGCAAGAGCAGAAGAAGTCAAAAATCGTTGAGAGTCCAGAGGAACTGAAAAATTACAAAGAAGCCATGAAAGAGACTgtcaagaaaataaagaaatccAAG caAGAAATTATGGAGAAATACGAAAGCTACAGAGACATAGTTGAGGTTCTGCCGCCATGCCAGCTGGAGTTGCAGCTGTATCAGAAGAAGATGGAAAGACACGTAGCAAACGTCGAGCTGTGGGCCAGCATGTTGTCAGAG TTCAGGAACCTGGAAGACCAAATTGAGAGCGCTCAGAGAGAGATGAAAAACGGGAACGGGAACGAGGTGTCCTTAAGGAGATTGGTCACTGCAAAGCATGAGAAGCTGTCTACAGCTGAAATAAAGATGAAAAAGAAGCGTCAAGACTTTGAGCAGTATAAACAGACTATATTGGA GTACTGTAACAAAATTCAAGAGAAGAGAAGTGCTGTGTATGATAaagttgtggctgttcagaAGGAAATCCAACAGAATCGGTTGAAAATTCACCAGCTGAATGAGAAtgctgaaaaagaagaaatgaaagttAAG GAAATCTACCTAAATCTGAAGGCTGTGTTGGAGAAGCGTCACGAGTCTCTCATTAGTGCAGCAAAGAGTTAtgcagcctccagagaagacaaAATTGCTGAGCTGAAGAAGGGGCTGCTCAGAGTTCAGACTTCTGAAAGTAGTTCTTAG